One Bacteroidota bacterium DNA window includes the following coding sequences:
- a CDS encoding 4Fe-4S dicluster domain-containing protein, which translates to MKILKLPKTNFKLFMEGLQNYGEVHVPKRKSNQSFVFGPMENTSEIAMDYLRTINPPKKYFFKPKDTLFNFSSTKGFTEVIEDSDKKIVLFGLHPCDIHGLKILDIVFGTNYPDKYYFARRKNVVVIGLSCMPDDKCFCRSMGTDATEDGFDLFLSELKSSYLLTVGSSIGDDISTDFKHLLAEVSKKDTNEYLKIRKERKNRFTLSLDTSDLPYILELQRESEVWEELGKKCLCCGSCSMVCPTCSCFNVYDIQNLITDSGERVRQWDSCLFKDYAVVAGGHNFRVNRADRVRNRYYDKQNGFVSQYGKPSCTGCGRCIQYCPTKIHVVEVFNKVRGEA; encoded by the coding sequence ATGAAAATATTAAAATTACCCAAAACGAATTTCAAGCTTTTTATGGAAGGACTGCAAAACTACGGGGAAGTGCATGTCCCAAAGAGAAAAAGTAATCAATCGTTCGTCTTCGGTCCGATGGAAAATACTTCAGAAATAGCCATGGATTATTTACGAACTATCAATCCACCTAAAAAATATTTTTTCAAACCGAAAGATACGCTATTCAACTTTAGCAGCACCAAAGGTTTCACGGAGGTGATTGAAGATTCGGATAAAAAAATAGTATTATTCGGATTACATCCTTGCGATATACATGGTTTAAAAATATTGGATATTGTTTTCGGAACAAATTATCCCGATAAATATTATTTTGCACGCCGGAAAAATGTTGTTGTAATCGGACTAAGCTGTATGCCCGATGATAAGTGTTTCTGCCGTTCGATGGGTACAGATGCCACTGAAGACGGCTTCGATCTTTTCTTGTCTGAACTCAAATCTTCTTACTTACTTACTGTTGGTTCAAGTATCGGTGACGATATATCAACCGACTTTAAACATTTATTAGCAGAGGTATCAAAAAAAGATACCAACGAATATCTAAAAATCCGTAAGGAGAGAAAAAACAGGTTCACACTAAGTTTAGATACATCCGACTTACCTTACATACTTGAGCTGCAGCGCGAAAGCGAAGTGTGGGAAGAGCTTGGTAAAAAATGTTTATGCTGCGGCAGTTGTTCGATGGTGTGCCCAACTTGTTCGTGTTTCAATGTTTACGATATTCAAAATTTAATAACTGACAGTGGCGAAAGAGTTCGTCAATGGGATTCGTGTTTGTTTAAAGATTATGCTGTTGTTGCAGGCGGACATAATTTCCGTGTGAACCGTGCCGACCGTGTCCGAAACCGGTATTACGATAAACAAAACGGTTTTGTATCGCAATACGGAAAACCAAGTTGCACGGGTTGTGGCAGATGTATTCAATACTGCCCAACAAAAATTCATGTGGTCGAAGTGTTTAACAAAGTTAGAGGAGAAGCATAA
- a CDS encoding hydrogenase maturation protease: MKKTLVIGYGNTLRGDDGAGIVAVGLLKNIYPQFQFLTLHQLTPELIQTISNYEAVYFIDASIEVSVITQVKLQPEISTEILNTHFVSPQNILNACLHLYGRVPDVIILFHIPAYEFDVSEELSISVQERLKEFINYFTASVEVSH, encoded by the coding sequence GTGAAAAAGACTTTAGTCATTGGTTATGGCAATACTTTACGTGGCGATGACGGTGCAGGAATCGTAGCCGTTGGTTTACTAAAAAATATTTATCCTCAATTTCAATTTTTAACACTCCATCAGTTAACTCCCGAATTAATACAAACTATATCTAATTACGAAGCTGTATATTTTATAGATGCAAGCATCGAGGTCAGTGTAATTACTCAAGTCAAGCTTCAACCTGAAATATCAACAGAAATATTAAACACACATTTTGTATCGCCTCAAAACATATTGAATGCATGTCTGCATTTATATGGCAGAGTTCCCGATGTTATTATTTTATTCCATATACCTGCTTATGAATTTGATGTTTCGGAAGAACTATCCATTTCAGTACAAGAGAGATTGAAGGAATTTATAAATTATTTTACTGCAAGTGTTGAGGTATCGCATTGA
- a CDS encoding Ni/Fe hydrogenase subunit alpha, with translation MVNIITIKPVSRIEGHAKITIHLDDKNNVSDARFHVDEFRGFEKFCEGRLMWEMPGITSRICGICPASHLVTSAKAGDDILAVAIPETAEKLRRLLTLAQWTQSHALSFFHLSSPDFLLGFDSNPLKRNIFGLMEEHKDFARRGIRLRKFGQEIIEILGGRKIHTPWTVASGVREKFDASKKDYLLNWIPEAKQTTLEALKTLKKIHKTFEKDIPNFGNFRSLFIGLVADDGALEYYDGKLRVMDSDGNIIADKLNPKLYYDYFGEISETWSYLKFPYYKPLGYPKGMFRVGPLARVNICDYIDTPLAESERKVFKSIAGDSGTVNNSFYYHYARLIEILFSVEKIETLLNDPMILSDHIRAKAMVNREEGVGFSEAPRGTLFHHYWVNTDGVIQKVNMLIATAQNNLAMNRTVRQLAIQYLDGSKITEGMLNRIEAGIRCFDPCLSCSTHLLGKMPLQVQLFDVENNLIDEVKR, from the coding sequence ATGGTTAATATAATTACAATAAAACCGGTTTCGCGGATCGAAGGTCATGCGAAAATAACTATACACCTCGATGATAAAAATAATGTAAGCGATGCACGTTTCCATGTGGATGAGTTCCGTGGTTTTGAAAAATTTTGTGAGGGTCGCCTGATGTGGGAAATGCCCGGCATTACATCACGTATTTGCGGAATATGTCCAGCAAGTCATCTTGTAACTTCAGCTAAAGCGGGAGACGATATTTTAGCGGTTGCCATACCCGAGACTGCAGAGAAACTACGCCGGTTGTTGACACTTGCACAATGGACACAATCGCATGCACTCAGTTTTTTCCATCTCTCGTCCCCTGATTTTTTGTTGGGTTTCGACTCCAATCCGTTGAAAAGAAATATTTTCGGGTTGATGGAAGAACACAAGGATTTTGCGCGACGAGGAATCAGACTTCGAAAGTTCGGACAAGAGATAATCGAAATTTTAGGCGGCAGAAAAATTCATACACCGTGGACTGTAGCCAGTGGTGTCCGCGAAAAATTTGATGCATCTAAAAAGGATTATTTACTAAATTGGATTCCAGAAGCTAAACAAACAACTTTAGAGGCTCTTAAAACTTTAAAAAAAATTCATAAAACATTTGAAAAAGATATTCCAAACTTTGGCAACTTCAGATCGTTATTTATTGGGTTGGTAGCTGATGATGGAGCTTTAGAATATTATGATGGTAAGTTGCGCGTAATGGACAGCGATGGAAATATCATAGCCGATAAATTAAATCCGAAATTATATTACGATTATTTCGGTGAAATTTCGGAAACTTGGTCGTATCTTAAATTTCCTTATTACAAACCGTTAGGTTATCCTAAAGGAATGTTCCGTGTTGGACCGCTTGCCCGTGTTAATATATGCGATTATATAGATACTCCGCTTGCTGAATCCGAACGGAAAGTTTTCAAATCAATCGCCGGCGATTCGGGAACTGTTAATAATTCCTTTTATTATCATTACGCACGTCTCATCGAAATTTTATTCTCAGTAGAAAAAATTGAAACCCTGCTAAACGATCCGATGATTTTAAGCGACCATATCCGGGCTAAAGCTATGGTAAATCGTGAAGAAGGGGTTGGCTTCTCCGAAGCCCCGCGTGGTACTCTGTTTCATCATTATTGGGTTAACACCGATGGAGTAATTCAGAAAGTAAATATGCTAATTGCTACTGCTCAAAATAATTTGGCTATGAACCGAACCGTCAGGCAACTGGCTATTCAATATTTGGATGGGTCAAAAATTACTGAAGGTATGTTAAACAGGATTGAAGCGGGTATCAGGTGTTTCGATCCGTGCTTGTCGTGCAGCACCCATTTGTTAGGTAAAATGCCTTTGCAGGTTCAGTTGTTCGATGTAGAAAATAATTTAATTGATGAAGTCAAAAGGTGA